From the Kribbella sp. CA-293567 genome, the window GAGCAGTTCGAGTGGCGACGCCGTCGACCAACCGCTGTGGGAGTGAGCTGCCAAGTGCCTGCACTGCTGGATCGGCGGCAGCAGCAGAAATAGCATCCGGCACAGTCGCGATCACCCCGCCGGCGCGATCGCGAACAACCTCTTCCGGCAGGTTCAGTGCCGATGCGAGGTACTTCCAGGGGCTGCTGCCGGGATTGACCCGATAGTCGCTTCCGAACTTCATCGCGAGTCGCATCTTCTGTTCGGCGATGTCGTACGGCAGCGCGGAGGCGACGTCGTAGAAAGGCGCGAGCCTGACCTGATCTCCGGCCAGCAGCAACGAGAAGTTCTTCGCGTGCGCGTCGGTGCCTGCGATCACCCAGTTCCAGACGAGCGCGTCGAGAAAGCTCTCGATGGTCGCGCGCGCGGTAGCTCTCGGCATGATCCGCTGGAACAGGTTCGCGATCTCGCGAGGGCCTGGTCCGCCCTGGTTCTGGTACTTGTTCTCCGGATGCACGCTGAGCGCCTGACAGAGATCTTCTTGATGGATGCGAACCTGCCGACCGTCCTGGGTGACTCGGTCGTAGCGACTGACGACGATCGCACTCTGATCTTCGAATCGTTCGACCCAAGTGCGTACGGCGCGCAAACCTGCGATGCGCATGGCGGACAAGCAGATGTGCTCGTTCAGGTCGTGGTCATCCAGCCCGGTGATCGCCGGCTTGAGAATGTGCGAGGTAGCCAACGAGCCCTGTGGCTGTCCCCACCGCTGCCCGTCGTACAGAAGAGCCGTCTTGGCCTGAGCACCGGCCAAACTGAACCGTCCGGATCGTCCCGCACCGAGCCAAGCCGTGGCGTCGTACTTGAGATCCCGGAGACGCTGAGCCACTTGAGCTTCGGTGAGCCAGTCGATCTCGTTCGATGACTGGTCGGCAAGAACCGCTTCCAGCCGATCCGGCGGTATCAGTCGCACGGCTCCGGGGCAGTCCTCTCCCAACGGAGTGCCCAGGAGAGTGAAGGCGGAATTGGCGGATGCATGGAACTCGCGAGCCCACCGATTCAGTACCGCGTCGTTGTCGGGCAACAGGCCCCACAGCCAAGGGTTGATCTGACCGTCGCTGTGTGAACCGACCTGGGACGGCATCGAGACCGAGATCGGCGTCGCAAGCTCTCTTCCTGAGACGTAGCCGGAGGCGTAAGTGAAAGTGAGCAGGCCGGCGCTCGTACGGTTCACCGTCCCGGCAACCTCTTGGCCCAGGAGCAGTCGAAGTTCAGACACGGTCGTCACGGCCCTCGTCGTACTCGTCGAGGAGAGAGTCGAGATCAGTTGGTTCCCGACCGGATGAGGCGGCGGATGGTTCCTCGACGCGGAGGTCCACAGCAATGCCGAGGGCTGCCACTACAGCCAGAACCCGGCCGACCTCGACGGTGGGCTTGCCTGCCTCGAACGCGGTCAGCCAAGCTCTTGAGACCCCTGCGGCTTCAGCCACAGCCGCCTGAGTCAGGTGCAGCTGCCGGCGGCGTCCACGTGCCGCCGCGCCCAAGGCGTGGGGGGTGCGGATCTCCATCACACCACCTCTCTCGACGTATCTGACAAATGTCAGCGTACGTCGACAAAAGCACGATGTAAACGTACGGCGACATTATCAAGGTGTCGACGTACGCTGACATTTTGATTTCCGGCAGGGTGGCCTGTCCGGTGGTAGAACTGAGCAGATGAGCTCACCCGAGGTTGGCGGATGGCGGGTTACTGGCATCGGGTGGGGGAGTGGGGCGGCTCGGCTGGAGTGGGCTGAGGTCGGGGGTGCTCAGCGGACGACCGCGCTGGAGCTTGGGTCGGACGTGTCGCTGGTGTTCGGCGAGGATCGCCGATGTGTCGGGATCTGGCGGGCCGGGCGGCGGATCGCGTGTTCGATCCAGGTGGTGCTGCCGCCGGGTGGGCGGGCTTCGCAGTGTTCTGACTGTCATGCCATGGAGCGGTCCAACTCGATCGCGACCGATACGCGGCTCGACGATCCGCGGCAGTTCTCCGTCTATCTTGCGCACCACGGCAGCGTGGTGAAGGTCGGGATCACCGCGGCCGATCGTGGGTTGGCGCGGTTGCTGGAGCAGGGGGCGCTGGCGTCGGCGTTCATCTCGACCGGCAGCCTGCTCGGCGCGCGGCGGATCGAGAATCTGCTGATCACCACGTTGGGCCTGCCGGATCGCGTGAGTACCGTCCGGAAGCGGCGAGCGCGGATCGAGCCGGGCACCGCGGGCGAGCGGGCTGATCGGCTGATGGCGGTTGCTGAGCAGATAGCCGCGCTGCCTTGGCCGGAAGGGCAGGAGCGGGGCGAGATTCGGGTCAGCGACCACGCAGCGGCGTACGGTCTGCCGGACGACGGCCTCTACGCCGACGCCGAGCTGCGGACCCCGGCACCGCACAGCGTGATCACCGGCCGGCTCACCTGCACCATCGGCTCCGACCTGTACCTCGAAACCTCCGCCGGCGTCACGCTGGTCGACACTCATCTGCTGTCCGGCTGGGCCCTCGGGCGCGCGGCGGCGGGCGCCGTACAGACGGTCTCGCTCGACAAGCTCGAACCGCCGCCGCGGCGAGACGAGCAGGAGGCTCTCTTCTGAGCGGTGCGAGACTGGGCCCATGAGTGTGGAGATCCGCCGCGCCGGCGACCGGTTCCGGACGCAGTACGACTGGCTGGACTCCCGGCACTCGTTCTCCTTCGGCCCGTACTACGACCCGGCCAACGTCGGCTTCGGCCTGCTGATGGTGCACAACGACGAAGTGATTGCCCCAGGCACCGGATTTGACACGCATCCGCACCAGGATGTCGAGATCGTCACCTGGGTACTGCGCGGTGCGCTGCTGCACCAGGACTCCGAGGGGCACAACGGGATCATCCACCCCGGTCTCGTCCAGCGGATGAGCGCCGGCAGCGGCATCCGGCACTCGGAACGCAGCGACGCCGAGGAGCCGGTCCACTACGTGCAGATGTGGGTCCGCCCCGGCGAGCTCGACCTGCCCCCGTCGTACCAGCAGGCCGAAGTCGCCGACCGCCTCGCGACCGGCGAACTGGTCCCGATCGCCTCCGGCCTCCCGGAGCACAGAAACACCGCGGCGATCACCATCAACCAGCCCCACGCCGGCCTCTCCGCCGCCCGCCTCGCCCCCGGCCGGTCCATCAACCTTCCCGCGGCACCTCACACTCACCTCTTCGTTGCTCTAGGCAACGTAATCTTGGAAGACGCCGGCACCCTCGACCAGGCTGACGCCGCCCGCATCACCAATCCTGACGGCCGCCGAGCAACAGCCGGCCCGAACGGCGCCGAAGTACTGGTCTGGACGATGACCGGCTAGTGCACCGCGACTTCAGGGCGCTGTGGTTCGGGCAGTCGGTCAGCTCGGTCGGTGACCAGGTCTCGGCCTTCGTGCTGCCGACCATCGCAGTGCTGACCCTGCACGCCTCCAGCGTTCAGGTCGGTGCGTTGAGTGCGGTCGGCACGGTGGCTTACCCCTGCCTCGGACTCTTCGCAGGTGTCCTGATGGACCGCGTCCGCCGGCGCCGGGCGATGATCGTGATCGACGCCGCCCGCCTGTTCATCTATGGAAGTCTGCCGGTGGCCGCGGCCTTGGGTGCCCTCTCGCTCGCGCACCTCTTCGTCGTCGCGGCCCTCGCCGGTGTCTGCACCGTCCTGTTCGACGTGGCGTACCAATCGCACCTGCCATCGGTACTCCGCGGCGACAGTCTCGCCCAGGGCAACACCCGACTCGAGATGTCGGGAGCGGTTGCCAGGTTTGCGGGCCCGCCACTCGGAGGCGTGCTCCTCCAAGGTCTGGGGGTGGTGCGGAAGGAGCACGGTTTCTCTGGGGTCACCCGCTCCTGCGGCCGCTCACGATATCGGCCGCGCTCCGGAACTTCGGGATGAACGCAGCGCGCGCGGTACTGATCGTCTTCGTGTACCGCGGGTTGCAGTTGTCGCCAGGCGTTGCGGGGTTGATGTTCACAGCCGGTGCCGTCGCTGCATTCCTGGGAGCGGTCCTCTGTCAGCGGCTCGTCGCTCGACTAGGAGTTGGCCGCACGCTCCTGTTGACCGCGACAGAAGGGCTCGTCTGGTTGCTGGTTCCACTGACGCTGCTGGGCGCCTCCGTGCCGATCCTGCGTCACTGAGTCAGCTCACCAGGCCAGCGATTCGCCGCCTGGTGAGCTTTCCGGACAGGTTGTCGACTCAGTAGCGGGGTGTCAGCGGCCTTGGAGGGACTTGACGTTGTCGCCGAAGGTCCAGTTCTTGGAGCCGTCCCAGTTGATCGACCAGGTCATCAGGCCCTTGAGTTGGCCGTTGAAGCTGTTCCAGGACTGGGCGACGAGGGCCGGGGACATGTGGCCGCCGCCGGCGCCGACCTGGGCGGGGAGGCCCGGGACCTGCTTGTCGTACGGGACGCGGATCGTGACGCCCTGGATGACGAGGCCGTTGTTGAGGCAGGTGGTCTGGGCGACGAAGCCCTGCACCGTGCCGGCGGCGTACGAGTCGCCGGCGCAGCCGTACATGCTGCCGTTGTAGTACTGCATGTTCAGCCACCAGAGCCGGCCGTTGTCGGCGTACTTCTTGATGATCGGGAGGTAGGAACCCCAGATCGAGCCGTAGGTGACGCTGCCGCCGGTGACGTAGGCGGTCTCGGGCGCCATCGTCAGGCCGAAGTTCGACGGCATCTGGGCCAGCACGCCGTCGATGATCCGGATCAGGTTGGCCTGCGAGGCGGACAGCTGATTGATGTTGCCGCTGCCGGTCAGGCCGGTCTCGATGTCGATGTCGATGCCGTCGAAGTTGTACTTCTTGAGCAGCGGTACGACGGTCGCCACGAACCGGTCGGCGACGGTGGACGAGCTGAGGTCGATGCCGGCGGTGGCGCCGCCGATCGACAGCAGGATGGTCTGTCCGGCCGCTTTCGCCTGGCACATCTCAGCCGGGGTCGCGACCTTCACCGTCGAGTCCATCCCGTCCTCCCACAGCACCGTGCCGTCGGAGAGGATCACCGGGAACGCCGCGTTGATGACGTTGTAGCCGTGCTGCCCGATCCGCGGGTCGGTGATCGGGGTCCAGCCGAACGGCGGGTGGACGCCGTTGGAGGCGCCGTCCCAGTTCTCCCAGTAGCCGTGCAGGACCTTGCCGGCCGGCCGTGACTTCACCGGACAGGTCGTCGACCCGGGCGGAGTGGTCGGCGGCGTGGTCGGGGGAGTAGTGGGTGGGGTGGTCGGAGGGGTCGTGGGTGGTGTCGTAGGCGGCGTCGTCGGGGGAGTGGTCGGCGGCGTACCGTCGCAGGCGCCGAGGTCGAGCCACAGCGACGGGACGGCGGCCGGGTTCCAGCCGGCCCCGGGATGCGCGGTGTGCGCGGACCGGGCTTCGTACGATCGGTTCTGGTAGGTCACCTTCGCGCCGACGGCATACGTGACTCCCTCCGCCCACGCGGGCGCGGTACACGCCGCCTGTACTGCGGACTGGCCGGCCTGAGCCGCCACCACCCCTGCCGAGGCGAGCAGCATCCCAGTTGCGATGGCACTCGCGAGCACACTGCCGACCCGTCGGTTCATGGCCACTCCCATCAGATACGTAACGACCTTACGTATCTGTCACGGTAGGCCCTGTGCTCCCTCCCCGCCACGACATGTCGGAAACCCGCCACGGCGTCTTCGGAAGGTCGGCTCCTAGGCGTACTGGTTGCGCCAGGAGGGCTGCACGCGGCCGGTCACCGTGCCGGTGGGCTTCCGCAGGCAGAACTGGATCTCCATTCGCACGATCCGGCGCTGGGAAGTCCAGCCGTGCATGGCGATCAGACCGCCGTCCCCGCAGCCGGTGTTGTCGCCTTCCCACGCGCTCCACGCGCTGACGGCCCCGTCGCCGAGGATGACCCGGCCGCGAATCATCGCGGCGAATCCGTCGCCCTGCCCGGAGCCGTCGCACTGGTCGTGCACCTCGAAGTAGTACGAGGCCCGGTGGATACTGCTGAACGTGATCGACCCGGCCCGGGCGTAGCCATAGCCACTGGGGTACGCGGTCGGATCCGTGCGGAGATACGGCACCGAAGCATCGGCGGCCGCAGTTTGGGTGCCGCTGGCAACCATCGCCGCGACCGCCAGCAGGCCGGTGACGACCCTGACCGGCCTGGACTCGAGAACTCGCATGACAAACCCTTCCCCCGACACCCCGACGGCCGGGACCTCACGCCCGGTCCCGCCAGCATCGACGTGGTCCGTCCCGGTGATCGTGTTCTCGATCGAATCCGATCAACGAGGTACCGCGCGGAGACGAAAACGGGACTCCGGCCGCTCGGTGGGCGGTCGGAGTCCCTGTCCGGAGGTGCTCCGCCGCCCCCAGGAGGAGAGGGGCGGCGGAGAGCACGGGGTCAGCCGGTCGGGTTGCCGTTGTCGGAACCGAGCTTGGCCTTGACCGTCTGGGCTTTGCCGTCACGGGTGAAGTTGATCGTCACCTCGTCGTCCGGGCGGTGCGAACGGACCGCGGCGACCAACGCGTCCCCTGACGCGATCGCCTTGCCGTTGATCGCGGTGACCACGTCACCGCTCTGCAGGCCGGCCTTATCCGCCGCACCGCCGGACGTTACCTCGCCGATCGTCGCCCCTTGCTGGAACGCGGCCGATGACTGCGCGTTGCCGACCGTCACTCCGAGCCTCGCATGAGTGGCCTTGCCCTTGGCCACCAGCTCGTCGATGATCGGCTTGGCCTGGTCGATCGGGATTGCGAAGCCCAGGCCGATGTTGCCGCCTTCGGATTGTCCCGATCCTCCGGCGGTCTTGATCGCGCTGTTGATTCCGACCACTTGGCCGGCGAGGTCGATCAGTGCGCCACCGGAGTTCCCCGGGTTGATGGCGGCGTCTGTCTGGACAGCCGGGAAGACTGTCGTGCTGTTCTGCTCCTGGCCGCCCGAGGTGACCGGCCGGTTGAGCGCGGAGACGATACCGCTGGTCACGGTCGCCTCCAGCCCGAACGGCGAGCCGATCGCGACGACGCCCTGGCCGACTCCGAGAGTGCCGCTCTTGCCGAGCACGGCCGGGGTCAGGTCCTTGGCGTCCGCGCGGATCACCGCGAGGTCGGTCAGTGGGTCGGTACCGACGATGGTCGCGTTCAGCGTCCGTCCGTCGTTCAGCATCACCTGGATCTTGCCGTCGTTGGCGCCGCCGGCCACCACGTGGTTGTTGGTGACGATCAGGCCGTCCTTGCTGATCACGATGCCGGATCCGGTGCCCGCGCCCTGCGAGGTCGTGACGCCGATCTTCACCACGCTCGGCAGCACCTTGGAGGCCGCGGCCTGCACCGAGCCGTCCGGCGCGGAGACCGGTGCCGCCTGGCCGCCGTTCAGCGGCGCGGTCACCGACGGACCCGCAGTACTGGAGTCAGTGGTGGCCGAGTAGACGGCCGCGCTGCCGATTCCGCCCGCGGCACCGACCAGCAACGCGGTGGCTGCCACCAGAGCCAGACCGCGCCGCTTCGGCGGCTTCGGGGGCTCCGACTGGGCCGGTTGCGGGCCGAACGGCCAGTTCGGGCCCGGCGACGCCCCCTGATGCGTCCCGGACATCCCGAACTGCCCGCCCTGTGAGTAAGCACCACCACCTGAAGGGTGCTGCCCTGGCCGCTGCTGCCCACCTTGCGGCGCGTACTGCTGCTGGGGGTGCTGGCCGTAGCCACCCATCGGCAACTGCTGCGTCCGCTCTGGTGAGCCCGAACCGAACGTCGGGGCCTGCGCGGATTGCTGCGCGGACTGGTTTCCGTACGTCGAACCCTGCGCCGGAGTGTCGTCACCGGGCTGGTTCTGCGGCTGGGGCGGCTGGTTCTCGGTCATGGGTCAACCATGGCGGCCGGACCTGAGAGACCGCTGAAGATCGCGTCAGAGCTACCGAAGAACTCCCTGAGGATCCACTGAAGACCGTCTCGGGAAGTTAGCTCTGATCGGTCTGAACGAAAATCTAACCTGACCGAAGTAGACTTTCGGCGTCGAGGTGGCTAGTGTTCTTGATGCCGGCCAGGCAAGTGAGCAAAGCCGGCAGCTGAACAGCAAGACCCGTACCACAGTAGGTAGAGTTGGATCGCCGAAAGAGAAGGAGAGGATTACATCATCAGGATCGCCCGCCGTGGCTGAGGTTTCGCCGGGCGGGTACCGCAGTCCCCTCGTCGTACGGAGGTGGTTCTCGGTTACGCATTTCGCGATCCCCGCTGGGTCCGGCCATCAAGGCGGACCGCGGTAGCAGAGGCTGGCTCCGGCCAGTAGATGGTGAAGTCCAAACCCAGGGCCCCGGTGCTTAGCGCCGGGGCCCTCGACACGGAGGTGGCATGACCCCAGGCACGCTACAGATGGAGCAGAAGTTGATCGATCCGGAGAACCAGACGGCGCACTTCGACGACGAGGACTATCCCGCCTTCACGATGGGCCGCGCCGCCGAGATGCTCGGTACCACCCCAGGTTTCCTGCGGAGCCTGGACGAAGCCAAGCTGATCACCCCGCAGCGGTCCGAAGGCGGCCATCGCCGCTACTCCCGCTACCAGCTCCGGCTGGCCGCGCGAGCGCGTGAACTGGTGGACAACGGCACGGCCCTCGAAGCGGCCTGCCGGATCATCATCCTCGAGGACCAGTTGGCCGAAGCACTGCGGATCAATTCGGAGCTGCGCAGCGACGAGACCAACTGACCGCTTGCCGATCAAGCGGCCGCGGCAGGTCAGCGGGACTGCGTGGCCGCGTGCGGCAGCCAGAGCGTGAACTGCGCGCCGCCCTCGGGGGCGTTGCGGGCGTAGATCATGCCGCCGTGCTGCTCCGCCGCATGTTTCACGATCGCCAGCCCCAGTCCGGATCCCGGCCGGCTGCGCGCCTCGCTCGAGCGGTAGAACCGCTCGAAGACGTGTGGCAGGTCCGCCTCGGCGATCCCCGGCCCGCTGTCGGTCACCGTCAGTACGCCGTCCAGCAGCCGCACGGTGACCCGCCCGAGTGGCTCTCCCTCGGGCACGTGCGCCGCGGCGCCGTCCGGCATGCTGTACTTCGCCGCGTTGTCGAGCAGGTTCGTCACCGCCCGGCCGAGCAGCCGCTCGTCCCCCCAGACGGGGAACGGCGACAACTGCACGTCCCACTCGATCACCGAGGCCCGCCGGCGGACCTTGATCAGCGCGTCCTCGACCACGTTCGACATCTCGATCAGCTCGGCGTCGCGAACCTGCGGGGTGTCG encodes:
- a CDS encoding type II toxin-antitoxin system HipA family toxin → MTTVSELRLLLGQEVAGTVNRTSAGLLTFTYASGYVSGRELATPISVSMPSQVGSHSDGQINPWLWGLLPDNDAVLNRWAREFHASANSAFTLLGTPLGEDCPGAVRLIPPDRLEAVLADQSSNEIDWLTEAQVAQRLRDLKYDATAWLGAGRSGRFSLAGAQAKTALLYDGQRWGQPQGSLATSHILKPAITGLDDHDLNEHICLSAMRIAGLRAVRTWVERFEDQSAIVVSRYDRVTQDGRQVRIHQEDLCQALSVHPENKYQNQGGPGPREIANLFQRIMPRATARATIESFLDALVWNWVIAGTDAHAKNFSLLLAGDQVRLAPFYDVASALPYDIAEQKMRLAMKFGSDYRVNPGSSPWKYLASALNLPEEVVRDRAGGVIATVPDAISAAAADPAVQALGSSLPQRLVDGVATRTARCERYLR
- a CDS encoding MFS transporter — encoded protein: MHRDFRALWFGQSVSSVGDQVSAFVLPTIAVLTLHASSVQVGALSAVGTVAYPCLGLFAGVLMDRVRRRRAMIVIDAARLFIYGSLPVAAALGALSLAHLFVVAALAGVCTVLFDVAYQSHLPSVLRGDSLAQGNTRLEMSGAVARFAGPPLGGVLLQGLGVVRKEHGFSGVTRSCGRSRYRPRSGTSG
- a CDS encoding pirin family protein, whose translation is MSVEIRRAGDRFRTQYDWLDSRHSFSFGPYYDPANVGFGLLMVHNDEVIAPGTGFDTHPHQDVEIVTWVLRGALLHQDSEGHNGIIHPGLVQRMSAGSGIRHSERSDAEEPVHYVQMWVRPGELDLPPSYQQAEVADRLATGELVPIASGLPEHRNTAAITINQPHAGLSAARLAPGRSINLPAAPHTHLFVALGNVILEDAGTLDQADAARITNPDGRRATAGPNGAEVLVWTMTG
- a CDS encoding helix-turn-helix domain-containing protein, yielding MEIRTPHALGAAARGRRRQLHLTQAAVAEAAGVSRAWLTAFEAGKPTVEVGRVLAVVAALGIAVDLRVEEPSAASSGREPTDLDSLLDEYDEGRDDRV
- a CDS encoding S1C family serine protease produces the protein MTENQPPQPQNQPGDDTPAQGSTYGNQSAQQSAQAPTFGSGSPERTQQLPMGGYGQHPQQQYAPQGGQQRPGQHPSGGGAYSQGGQFGMSGTHQGASPGPNWPFGPQPAQSEPPKPPKRRGLALVAATALLVGAAGGIGSAAVYSATTDSSTAGPSVTAPLNGGQAAPVSAPDGSVQAAASKVLPSVVKIGVTTSQGAGTGSGIVISKDGLIVTNNHVVAGGANDGKIQVMLNDGRTLNATIVGTDPLTDLAVIRADAKDLTPAVLGKSGTLGVGQGVVAIGSPFGLEATVTSGIVSALNRPVTSGGQEQNSTTVFPAVQTDAAINPGNSGGALIDLAGQVVGINSAIKTAGGSGQSEGGNIGLGFAIPIDQAKPIIDELVAKGKATHARLGVTVGNAQSSAAFQQGATIGEVTSGGAADKAGLQSGDVVTAINGKAIASGDALVAAVRSHRPDDEVTINFTRDGKAQTVKAKLGSDNGNPTG
- a CDS encoding carbohydrate-binding protein, with protein sequence MNRRVGSVLASAIATGMLLASAGVVAAQAGQSAVQAACTAPAWAEGVTYAVGAKVTYQNRSYEARSAHTAHPGAGWNPAAVPSLWLDLGACDGTPPTTPPTTPPTTPPTTPPTTPPTTPPTTPPTTPPGSTTCPVKSRPAGKVLHGYWENWDGASNGVHPPFGWTPITDPRIGQHGYNVINAAFPVILSDGTVLWEDGMDSTVKVATPAEMCQAKAAGQTILLSIGGATAGIDLSSSTVADRFVATVVPLLKKYNFDGIDIDIETGLTGSGNINQLSASQANLIRIIDGVLAQMPSNFGLTMAPETAYVTGGSVTYGSIWGSYLPIIKKYADNGRLWWLNMQYYNGSMYGCAGDSYAAGTVQGFVAQTTCLNNGLVIQGVTIRVPYDKQVPGLPAQVGAGGGHMSPALVAQSWNSFNGQLKGLMTWSINWDGSKNWTFGDNVKSLQGR
- a CDS encoding DUF2797 domain-containing protein — protein: MERSNSIATDTRLDDPRQFSVYLAHHGSVVKVGITAADRGLARLLEQGALASAFISTGSLLGARRIENLLITTLGLPDRVSTVRKRRARIEPGTAGERADRLMAVAEQIAALPWPEGQERGEIRVSDHAAAYGLPDDGLYADAELRTPAPHSVITGRLTCTIGSDLYLETSAGVTLVDTHLLSGWALGRAAAGAVQTVSLDKLEPPPRRDEQEALF
- a CDS encoding MerR family transcriptional regulator, translated to MTPGTLQMEQKLIDPENQTAHFDDEDYPAFTMGRAAEMLGTTPGFLRSLDEAKLITPQRSEGGHRRYSRYQLRLAARARELVDNGTALEAACRIIILEDQLAEALRINSELRSDETN